The Nocardia arthritidis genome has a window encoding:
- the eccB gene encoding type VII secretion protein EccB — translation MPSKPTTRWQVSGYRFLVRRMEHALVRRDVRMLHDPMRSQSRAYAAGLIMAFVVLAGCGVLALLRPQDKIGSHTILIGKDSGTAYAVIDGVVHPALNLSSAKLAANKAEGPVTVKESELGSKPLGSLIGIPGAPGAIHFDKDGKGQTWTVCDAPKGDTGTDRVVTVIVGGIELGDKASNLPKDKALLVQGKDSVYLIYNNRRARVNMKDPAVTYALNLANATPRPISEGLLNAIPEYPAIEPPTLTDGGGVPTYAINGHRIGDVVQVTTSVGTTENYAVLRDGLQKVSPFTAELIRAANPPSSTNSMIDSSTLAKISQLQTLKVDTYPEVAPQLISAREAPDSCISWKPKTAVAKDSSGDRAELTVITGVNLPLADNAKPLTLAQSNNKGLLADQFYMKPGTGAYVQTTGIEPDSRRKDSIFYIADTGVRFGIKNTDSAKALGLEDVQPEPAPYPIVGLIAIGPTLGREEALVAHDGVAADPNPGKTLVADPKK, via the coding sequence ATGCCTTCAAAACCCACCACCCGGTGGCAGGTGAGCGGCTACCGATTCCTGGTGCGCCGCATGGAACACGCCCTGGTCCGCCGGGACGTGCGAATGCTGCACGATCCGATGCGCTCCCAGTCGCGTGCCTACGCGGCGGGGTTGATCATGGCGTTCGTCGTGCTCGCCGGATGCGGCGTGCTCGCACTGCTGCGGCCGCAGGACAAGATCGGCAGCCACACGATCCTGATCGGCAAGGATTCCGGCACGGCGTACGCGGTGATCGACGGCGTGGTGCATCCCGCGCTCAACCTCTCATCGGCCAAGCTCGCCGCGAACAAGGCGGAGGGCCCGGTCACCGTCAAGGAGTCCGAGCTCGGCAGCAAACCCCTCGGCTCGCTCATCGGCATCCCCGGCGCACCCGGTGCGATCCACTTCGACAAGGACGGCAAGGGGCAGACGTGGACGGTCTGCGACGCCCCGAAGGGTGACACCGGAACCGACCGCGTGGTGACGGTGATCGTCGGCGGCATCGAGCTCGGGGACAAGGCGTCGAATCTGCCGAAGGACAAGGCGCTGCTGGTGCAGGGCAAGGATTCGGTCTACCTGATCTACAACAACCGGCGCGCCCGCGTGAATATGAAGGATCCGGCCGTCACCTACGCGCTCAACCTCGCGAACGCGACGCCGCGCCCGATCAGCGAAGGGCTGCTGAACGCGATTCCGGAGTACCCGGCGATCGAGCCGCCGACGCTCACCGATGGCGGTGGCGTTCCGACCTACGCCATCAACGGCCACCGCATCGGTGACGTCGTCCAGGTCACCACCAGCGTCGGCACCACGGAGAATTACGCGGTATTGCGCGATGGGTTGCAGAAGGTTTCGCCGTTCACCGCGGAACTCATTCGCGCCGCCAACCCGCCCTCGTCCACCAACTCGATGATCGACTCGAGCACGCTCGCCAAAATCAGCCAATTGCAAACGCTGAAGGTGGACACCTACCCGGAGGTCGCACCGCAGCTGATCAGCGCCAGGGAAGCCCCGGACAGCTGCATCTCGTGGAAGCCCAAAACGGCCGTCGCCAAGGACTCCTCCGGCGATCGCGCCGAATTGACGGTGATCACCGGCGTGAACCTGCCGCTGGCCGATAACGCGAAACCGCTCACGCTGGCGCAGTCCAACAACAAGGGCCTGCTCGCCGACCAGTTCTACATGAAGCCGGGCACCGGAGCGTACGTGCAGACCACCGGCATCGAGCCGGACAGCCGCCGCAAGGACAGCATTTTCTACATCGCCGACACCGGCGTCCGCTTCGGCATCAAGAACACCGATTCGGCGAAAGCCCTGGGCCTGGAGGACGTTCAACCCGAGCCCGCCCCGTACCCGATCGTCGGCCTGATCGCCATCGGCCCGACCCTCGGCCGCGAGGAGGCCCTGGTCGCCCACGACGGCGTCGCCGCCGACCCCAACCCCGGCAAAACCCTGGTCGCCGACCCGAAGAAGTAG
- a CDS encoding DUF4288 domain-containing protein: MVSRSPYIAVVVYESTSDSPGYEPMYQEDFVLLYAGSEDEARKLAHEAAVAQETTYENERGELIKVSLKHVVDVNQSLTDDLSKGGDLYSRHFRDYESYRRIESLLGDAEL, encoded by the coding sequence ATGGTGAGTCGGAGTCCGTACATCGCGGTCGTCGTCTATGAGTCGACCTCGGATTCGCCCGGCTACGAGCCGATGTACCAGGAGGACTTCGTCTTGCTGTACGCCGGTTCGGAGGATGAGGCGCGCAAGCTGGCGCACGAGGCCGCGGTAGCGCAGGAGACGACCTACGAGAACGAGCGTGGCGAGTTGATCAAGGTCTCGCTCAAGCATGTTGTCGATGTGAACCAGTCGCTTACCGACGATCTGTCGAAGGGGGGCGATCTGTACTCGCGGCATTTCCGGGATTACGAATCCTATCGCCGGATCGAATCGCTACTGGGGGATGCTGAGCTCTGA